CGACGAGATTTGAAGGTGGCATGAAACCAGCGTTGAGATGAGTGATGTTCTCATCTGCAACAAGTGGTACCAGGCGTCGAAAGATTTCGAATTTATCTGAAGTGAGCGAGGCTGAAGTAGTCTTTGGTTGTTTGGAGACAGGCACCGCCTCTTCTGAGAAGGCTTGAGTGCTGATAGGTGCCATTGTGTCTGAATAAAGAACGGGGGAAGGCGGATTGTGATGTGTACTGAAACATGGTGAACTGGAGGTGTACCGTGATGCTTTTATATCCCAAAGCAAGCCCCAAAAAATGTGGACTGTCAATGACAGACACGACGTCTCGAGAATATGATGGACTCATCTTGAGACTGGAGAACTACACGTTGGTGTGAACGGGGACCAAACCCCATGAGTTTGTTCGGAGGATAAAAAAGTCAAGAACACAACGACATCCGATGACGGGGACCCCAAGTGGTTCATGCGCCCTGTAGGAACAGAGTCTAGAGCCAAGGCGCTGGAGGCCAAGGTCAGCATCATGGTATTAAACAGAGAGACCGGGGATGTAAGCCAAGTCGGTTCGTGTCCGGAGATGAGACCGAACCCCACCGGAACGGAGTCCAAACTCCATGGACCCACTTGCTCCGGCGCCGCTCCGGGGTAAATGAGGACGGGGACCAAAGTCCGCTCAAGCACGTGAGCCCCCGACCTCCTAAAAGTGATTACCTCCTAGGAAGAATACCACTTTTGGGGCTTGTTAAGGGCAGAATAAAAATTTTCATCACTCAAAAAGCTTCTCTATTGTTCCTGCTCTCAGATGCCTGCGCTGAACTATCCATGGCCACCTGGCAGCGAGATATGCCTTCAGAGGCTTCTCTTATCGAGCCTGTCAAGTTGATAAGAACTGGGAGTAAAATCGGCGTGAGCGCGTGAGTCCCTGACTTGGACCAGTTCTTGCGCTACGTCTAGGTAGTCCATtaaattagttttaaaataGTAGATTAGGTTAAGCATTGGTAGATGACTTGATGGAAAAACTAGTGTGGTTCTCGTAGATACATAGCTTACAGTTAACAGTCCCCCATCGGCGGCGTCTTCTCCAGTCTCGTCTCCTTCTGGTTACCTGCCATCGCGTCGAATTCCAAGCACCCGATCCCAACTTGTGAGTCCCCTGAGCCTTAATCTCCGCCACAATTACCACACTTGTAACCCTCGATGTGTAGCGTGGGAGCCTGGGCAGCTTGTTCATACAGTTGTGACCTCCTCCTCTAGGCTGCTGTTCAAAAGACTACGGGCTAGGTTTGGATACTTTTCCTGATCTGCCGGATAGTAGGGTACCTGAAAGACTCCCGTCCGAAAATATGTTTGATCAGAATGCTGACGCAATATCAAACCCGTCACCTTCTTGATGTCGCTGCTAGCGACGAGAACTAATAGGTAGTCGCGAACTGTGGTCATGCCACCTGCGAGTAAGCTGGCTTCTGCACCGTCTCTGTGGATGCTAATGGAAGGAATACTGGAAATAGTACCGTTAACGTATCTCTCCGTTTCCTGTGGCAGTTTCCAATCGACGGGTGTGACGAATCCACGTAGCGTAAGACTGCCGTAGATAACCTTTCCGTACCTAGCTCCTTCTGCTGCAGTTCCTACGTTGACTCTGACTATGTCAACCTGGGAAACTCCAGAATCGCCAAAAACACGGCCATTAATAGGACGCATTGTGGATGCCCAGGACCATGATGGGGCAACATAGGCCGAAGCTTGGGGCTGGGGCGATCCTCTCACCCATGTGTCAATCATCCAGAGGAGCCCCCATGGTAGGTGTGATTGCCATATGCCAGCTAGGTACTGATCCTCTGGCTGGATGCCAAACCGCTCGGCGATACCTCCTATAGCTGGAAGGCGATCCCCGGAAAGGGTAAGCGACCGCCTCGAGAACTCATCGACGAGCTTATGCCACCTCTCCACAGTGACAGCTTCGTTGAGATATAATAGACCACGAGAGACCTGGGTGTTACTCTTGAGCTCTTGAACAGAGCACTTTCCGCCTCGTCTGTCACAATCGTTGTGCGACTGACAAGTCCAATGTACACAAGCGGCACTATATTCGAGAATCCGACGTGAGAGCAGTCGTTCTTGAAAAGCCCAAGCTCTTTTCGACAAATGGTTTACCGGCGGTCGGAAAAGCTTTGGGGCGATGATCACAGGACTGACTTGGCCTGCCAGATCACGATAGTGCATCTTGAAGACCCAGTCTTGTTTGTTGCATCCATATGGTATAAGGTCCTGTAGGAAACCCTCTTGGGCTCTTTCCGCCCTTGATGCTGCTATGGTGACTTGAGCATTCTCGTAGACGTGCCCCATAAGGTCAATTTCGCAGGCTTTGTCACTCTCGTCGTCCTGAATGATACAGAGCGCATCAACCCAGAGGTAGCCGAGACCGAGATTCTCTGTTACGACCACTGCGTCCTTGATCGTTTGGGGTAGATCTTGGAAATTGATCCGTGTCCGATGACGAAGAATGGTTTGCATCGTTGTCTGAACAATTTGCTCTCCTCCCCAGCAATAGGACAGGGCTGCGTATGGCACTTGTTCCCCATGCGGCTCTGTTAACTGAAGTATCCTCCTTCCTTGACGAGTGGAAATCTTGATCAACCTGGCTGGCGTaaagcttcttcttgtagTGAGGTGAGAATATTCGACGTGATTTTGGACATAATTTTGTAGCTAATTGCGTGCCTGGGCGAATGATGGTTCGCAGGATA
The window above is part of the Fusarium falciforme chromosome 3, complete sequence genome. Proteins encoded here:
- a CDS encoding HET domain-containing protein, with the protein product MQTILRHRTRINFQDLPQTIKDAVVVTENLGLGYLWVDALCIIQDDESDKACEIDLMGHVYENAQVTIAASRAERAQEGFLQDLIPYGCNKQDWVFKMHYRDLAGQVSPVIIAPKLFRPPVNHLSKRAWAFQERLLSRRILEYSAACVHWTCQSHNDCDRRGGKCSVQELKSNTQVSRGLLYLNEAVTVERWHKLVDEFSRRSLTLSGDRLPAIGGIAERFGIQPEDQYLAGIWQSHLPWGLLWMIDTWVRGSPQPQASAYVAPSWSWASTMRPINGRVFGDSGVSQVDIVRVNVGTAAEGARYGKVIYGSLTLRGFVTPVDWKLPQETERYVNGTISSIPSISIHRDGAEASLLAGGMTTVRDYLLVLVASSDIKKVTGLILRQHSDQTYFRTGVFQVPYYPADQEKYPNLARSLLNSSLEEEVTTV